The region TCCGTCCCCTTAAGGACCGTACCTAGTGTTTCGATAACGGCACGATCAGTTTCACAGTTTTCTTTAAATTTTGAAAAGTCGTGGTTGAATGCTGTGTGAATGACACCATCAGATTTTTCAGCGCCAGATTTGATGGAGTTCAAATCATAGATATCACCCAGGTGAACTTCAGCTCCTGCGGTTTTAAGTTGGGATGCACCTGCTTCTGATCTGGCAAGGCCGAGGACCTTGTGGCCTGACTTTAGTAGTTCTTGAACGACGACGGAGCCTACAAAACCTGTGGCGCCTGTTACAAATACTTTCATAACTGACCTCATTTATGTTTAAGTTCGTTCTTACAATTTATCAGGTGTGTGGATATCGTAAATTCCCAAAGGTCCAAAGGTATTGCCTAATCGTCCAAAACCGGGATAGTGATTTGTGACGGTGCGGATTTTGGTTTAAAATTGAGATATGAAAGACCTGGCTTCGCAGCTCTTAAAAGCGTTCAATGACTACGGCCCTCCGGAAGGGACTCATCCGACACCTGTTACAGGGGTATATTGCACAAAAATATCTCAGGATCGTCCCAAATCGAAACTTCGTTGGCGAGCTTGTTTGGGAATTGTGGTGCAGGGCTGTAAGGAAATCGTTTTAGGGCGCAGTGTTTATCGTGCGGAACTTTCGCATTTTACCGCGACACCCTTTGAATTGCCTGTAACTAGTCGCGTGCCTGTGCAATCCAAAGACAAACCTTTTTTGGCGATCCTTATTGAAATCAATCCGCAATTATTGACGGAAGTGGCTGCTCAAATGAGTCATGATTTTTTAAATGAAAAGGATGATACACCAAGAGCCCTTTTTGCAGGCGAAGCCGATGAGCAGATGTTGGAAGCGGCTCTGCGCTTAACGAAGCTTTTCATCAAGCCTGAGGATGCGACGGTTGTGGGCCCATTGATAGTTCGCGAGATTCTTTATTATCTGCTTAAAACATCTCAAGGATCCGCGATTCGCCAGGTGGTTTCTTCAGGAAGCAAAATGCATCAAGTTTCGAAAGCATTGTTTCAGTTGAAATCTGATTTGCACCAGCCCATTGATGTGAACGAGCTGGCTAAGGTGGCAAGCATGAGTCGTTCTGCTTTTTTCAAACACTTTAAAGAAGTGACGGCAATGAGTCCGATACAATATCAAAAGCGGTTGCGACTTTTAGAAGCAAAACGTCTGATGATGGATGAAAATGAAACGGCGGAAAGTTCTGCTTTTAAAGTGGGCTATAAAAGTGCCTCTCAATTCAGTCGCGAATATTCGCGGATGTTTGGTAAGGCTCCTCTGAAGGATGTGACCGCTTTAAAAAAGAGATAAAAAAAAGGGAGCTCAATGAGCTCCCTTTGGTGGTTTTAGCGGTGGTTCTGAAATTAGAATTTCAAAAGGGCGCCAACATCCAATTTACCATTAGATGTTACTTTGCCGTTCAAAGCTGGGATTGGTTTTGCAGAACCCAAGATCGCAGCTTTAACGTCTTGCCAAGATTTCTCTGGGTGAGCTGACCAGTAAAGAGCTGCTGCACCGGCAACGTGTGGAGTGGCCATTGAAGTCCCATCCCAAGTTGCTTTAAAACCGTATTTATCGATTACGATATCAGAATAGTTGTTAAACACCGTCGTCGAGAAAACAACAACGCCTGGTGCGCCGATATCTACAGAACGATTGCCCCAGTTCGAGAATGAGCCCAATTGGTCTTTAGCATCGATAGCTGCCACAGAGATGATGATGTCGTGTGGATAGCTTGATGGGTAAGCTGGTGCTGCGTCGTTATCGTTGTCATAGCCGACACCTTTGTGACCGTTACCAGCCGCTGCGATGAACAAAACACCTTTGTCTTGTGCAAACTGAACTGCATCACGAAGAGCTTTATTCTCTGCGCCTGCATTTGGATCTTCACCTTCAGAACCCCATGAGTTGCTCATGATTTTTGCGCCGTTGTTCACTGCATAGTTGATCGCTTTGATCGCGTCGGCCGTTGTGCCTTGGCCTTTTTCAGAGATGAAACGCAAAGACATGATTTTCACGCCTGGTGCAACGCCTGCGATACCTTTGCCGTTATTGTTGCGGGCAGCAACGTTACCAGCGCAGTGAGTCCCGTGACCTGGGTTGCCACCTTTGAAAAGGATATCAAGTGGCTCCATAGAAAGGTCATAAGGTTTGTTGTCATTAGATACAAAGTCCCAACCAATAGTGTCATCGATGTAGCCGTTGCCATCATCGTCGATACCGTTGTTAGCGATCTCTTTTGGATTTCTCCAAAGATTTGGAAGGAGGTCTTCGTGGGTATAGTCTACGCCCGTGTCGATCACCGCGACAACAACATCTGGAGAACCCTGAGTGACTTTCCAAGCTTCAACCACACCAATGTTGTTCATGCCCCATTGTTTATTGAACAATGGATCTGCGCCCGTAGTTGCTTGCGGAGCGTCAGGGATTTCTGGGTTGTCTTTAATCGCCAGAACTTGTGGTTCTGGGTTACGGCGCAACATTTTTGCCAAAGCAGCTCTGCGCAAAGGATCTTGGATGCGATAGTCTTCCATCAAGTGAATCGGATAGTTCGGTTGCACATACTCAACCGCTGGATTTTTCGCCAAAGTGTTGAAACTCATAGATTTGGGCGCTTGAACACGAACTAGATTTTCCGTGATTTTTTCTGTTTTCGCGCCTGAAATTTCGACGTTGTCGAAGCCAGGTGCCAGTTTAATGAGCAAATCTTGTGTTTTGTGTTGAGCTTGAGCACCCAAAGCAAAAGCGAGAATGGCAGAAGAGGCGAATACAGCCATCTTAGTCATGAAAAACTCCTTTCAAACAATCCTTGTTATGTGGTTACGCAGTCGAGTTTCTCGACGGACGTTGAGTCGAAATTTAAGTGTGTGAGCATTCGAGAGGAGAATCAATTTCAATTGGAGATCTGCACGCATTTAGCTTGGCGCGTTGAAGTTTATCAGACGCGGGTTTACAATGAGTATCTAGTTGTCAGGACTACGGTTTTTCGTTAGTTACTTAATGATAGCTAATTGAAATTGCAGAGGTGTATTTATGCACAAAGATCAAGTGCAAGGTTCCGCGCTCGGAACTCAAGCAGCAGACGATCAGTCGAGAGACATTGCGTTCACTACGAAGCTCGATCACATCGTTGCTTGGGGACGCAAAAATTCATTGTGGCCAATGCCGTACGGTACTGCTTGTTGCGGTATCGAATTCATGTCGGTGATGGGACCGAAATATGACCTTGCTCGTTTCGGAGCAGAGGTTGCACGTTTCTCTCCTCGTCAAGCAGACTTACTTGTGGTTGCGGGTACGATCACTGAAAAGATGGCGCCAGTCATCGTTCGTATCTACCAACAAATGCTTGAGCCAAAATACGTAATCTCCATGGGTGCATGTGCAAGCTCAGGTGGCTTCTATCGTGCGTATCACGTTCTTCAAGGTGTTGATAAAGTCATCCCTGTCGACGTCTACATCCCAGGTTGCCCTCCAACACCAGAAGCGGTGATGGATGGTATTATGGCTTTACAAAAAATGATCGGCGATCACACTCCACGCCCGTGGAAAGACAACTGGAAGAGCCCATATGAGCAAGCTTGATACACTAAAACAAAACCTAGCGGGTCGCTTCAACACTGCGAACTTCAAGTTCTACAACGCCATCGGCGATGACATCATTGAAGCTCCAAAAGAAGACGTTCCTAAACTTTTGATGTACTTGAGAGAATCAGGTTCATTCGACTTCTTGATGGACGTTTGCGGAGTGGACTATCCAACTCGCGAAAAACGTTTTGATGTTGTCTATAACTTGTTCTCTTCAAAGGACAACACTCGCTTGCGTATCAAAGCGCAAGTAGGTGAAGGCGAGTCGATCGGTACAGCAATTCCAGCTTACCGTGGTGCGGACTGGTTCGAGCGCGAAGCTTACGACATGTTCGGTATCAAATTCGAAGGTCACATGAACCTTCGCAGAATTTTGACTCACCACCAATTCGTTGGACATCCTCTTCGTAAAGATTACGAGGCAGACCAACAACAATCTTGTACAGCTTCTTTGCCAATTCATTTCAATAACGAACCGGGTGAACCAGGTGATGTATTGAATGATAAATATGTTCCTTTGAACATCGGTCCTGCCCATACAGCGATGCACGGTACTCTTCGTGTTATGGCTGAAATGGACGGGGAGACAATCGTTCGTTGTAACAACGAAATCGGTTACCTTCACCGCTGCTTCGAAAAAATGGCAGAGACTCACCCATACAACCAAGTGATTCCATACACAGACCGTTTGAACTACTGCTCAGCTCCAATGAATAACATTGGTTACTGTAAAGCGGTTGAGCGCGTATTGGGTGTTGAAATTCCGCCTAAAGCTCAAGCAATGCGTATCATCCTTGCCGAGCTTTCTCGTGTTATCGACCATACGATTGCAATCGGTACTGGTGCGATGGACTTGGGTGCTTTGACTTCATTCTTCTATATGTTCGGTTTGCGTGAGCAAGTTTATACTTTGTTCGAAAAACTTTGCGGTGCTCGCCTGACGGTTTCTATGACTCGCGTAGGTGGTATGGCTCAGGACGCGCCGGAAGGCTGGTTCGACGAGGTCTTAGCTCTTTGTAAAGAGCTTCGCCGTGGAACGGATGAGATGGCGGGAATGGTTGTTGATAATAAAATCTTCATCCAACGTACTCGTGGTGTTTGCCCTGTTTCTGCTGCTGATGCTATTCAATGGGGTTACACAGGTCCCATGCTTCGCGCTTCTGGCGTGAACTTGGATTTGCGTAAAGCCAATCCATACTATGGATATGACCAATTGGATTTCGATATTCCAGTAGGTACGACGGGCGATATCTATGACCGTTACTTGGTTCGTTTCGAAGAAATGCGCCAATCTATCCGTATTATTGAACAAGTTTGTAAGAACGTACCAGCGGGCGATTACACGATTCGCGATAAAGGTATCGTTCTTCCAGAGAAAAAAGACGTTTACGGTAACATCGAGGGTTTGATGAACCACTTCATGCTTGTGATCAAAGGTCTTCGTCCACCAGTGGGCGAAGTTTACGATGCAACAGAGGCAGCGAATGGTGAATTGGGCTTCTATTTGGTGAGCGATGGCTCTGCCAACCCATACCGTTTGAAAGTTCGTCCACCATGTTTCGCAATCTATCAGTCTTTCCCGACTGTTGTTAAAGGCGCGATGTTGGCGGATGCGATTGCGACAGTCGCTTCGATGAATCTTATCGCCGGCGAACTAGATCGCTAATTTAGAGGGTAATAACGATGTTTAAACTTTCTGAACAAGGCTTGGCTAACGTTAATAAAGAACTTGCTCGCTACGAAGCGAAAGAGTCTGCGATTATTCCAAGTCTTTATATTGCTCAAAAAGAAAATAATGGCTTCATCACGCCAGATATTATCCGTCACTTGTCTCAAGTTATGGATATTCCAGAAGCGCGTATCAATGAAGTTTTCAAATTCTATACAATGTTCAATCAAGAACCTGTCGGTAAATACCACGTTCAAGTTTGCACGAATATTTCTTGTGCTCTTGAAGGCGGTCGTGAAATGGCCAGCCACATCTGTAAAGAGTTGGGCGTTAAGCTTAACGAAGTGACAGCTGATGGCCGCTTTACAGTATCTAAAGTTGAGTGCTTGGGTTCATGTGGAACTGCTCCAATGATGCAAGTGAATGACACTTATCATGAAAAGCTAACTCCAGAGTCTGCAATGAACTTGTTGAGAGGTATGAGATAATGGCTGAATCAAAAGTTCTTACAGAATTCTATCATTTACCAGAGTACCAAACTCTTGCAGGTTACAAAGCTAAAGGCGGTTACGAAACTTTGCCCAAAGCTTTGAAAATGCAACCGCAACAAATCATCGACGAAGTAAAGGCTTCTGGTCTTCGTGGTCGTGGTGGTGCGGGCTTTCCGACGGGAATGAAATGGGGCTTCTTGCCGAAAAATGGCGAACCTCGTTACCTACTTTGCAACGCCGATGAAGGTGAACCAGGTACTTTCAAAGATCGTATGATGATGGAGCGCGCTCCTCACCAATTGATCGAAGGTATGATTATCTCTGCTTTCGCAGTGGGTTCACACAAAGGTTACATCTATGTGCGCGGTGAATACGTATTCCCTATCGAATGCCTGAACAAAGCGATCAAAGAAGCTTACGATGCAGGTCTTTTGGGTAAAAACATTTTGGGTTCAGGTTTTGACTTTGACCTCGATGTTTACCGTGGTGCTGGTGCTTATATTTGCGGCGAAGAAACGGGTATGATTTCTTCTTTGGAAGGTCTTAAAGGCCAACCAAAATTGAAACCTCCATTCCCAGCTGTTCAAGGTTACTTGCGTAAGCCTACAATCGTGAACAACGTTGAAACGCTGGCAGCCGTAACTTACATCGTTAAAGATGGTGCGCAAACTTATCGTAAATTCGGAACTGAAAAATCAGCGGGAACTAAATTGTTCTCTGTATCCGGAAACGTTGTTAAGCCAGGTAACTACGAAGTACCACTTGGTTATCCTTTGATTGATCTTATCAATAACGAATGCGGTGGTATGAAGCCAGGTCGTAAATTGAAAGCAATCATCCCGGGCGGATCGTCTGCTCCGGTTTTGACAGCTGAAGAAGTTATGAAAGCGAATCTTGATTACGAATCACTTGCAGGATTGGGCACAATGCTTGGTTCCGGCGCAGTTATCGTGATGGATGACTCTCAATGTATGGTTGATATGTTGGGTGTTTTGACTCACTTCTATGCTCACGAATCATGCGGTCAATGTACTCCATGCCGTGAAGGTACTGGTTGGTTGAACAAGATCCTTCATTCGATCTTGGAAGGTCGTGGCCGTCTTCAGGATATCGATTTGTTGGTTAAAGTTGCTGATAACATGAAAGGTAAAACTATCTGCGCTCTTTCAGACGCTGCTGCTTTACCGGTTCTAAGTTTCGTAACTAAGTTTAGAGATGAATTTGAATTCTACGTTCGTGAAGGACGTTCGAAAGTAAAAGGAACGACATATGCCGAAATGCACCATTAATGGCAAAGAAGTCGAAGTAAAAGAAGGCACGTCGATTATCGAGGCGATGCAACAGTCGGGCGATCGTATCGCTCACTATTGCTGGCACCCAGGGTTGAGTGTGGCCGGTGTTTGCCGTCTGTGCATGGTGGAGATCGAAGGAAATCCACGTGTACAAATCGCATGTAACACAATGGTTACTGAAGGCATGAAAATCAATAACACGTCTGAAAAAGTAAAAGACGCTGTTAAGTGGGGTCTCGACTTCCACTTGATCAACCATCCTTTGGATTGTCCTATCTGTGACCAAGCCGGTGAGTGCGGATTGCAAGACCAATACATGGAGTACGGTAAGTACGATCCAGAAATGGCCGAGCACAAGCAAAAGAAACACAAGGTTGTCGATCTTGGTCCAACAGTTGTCTTGGACTCTGAACGTTGCATCCTGTGCTCTCGTTGTGTTCGTTTCACTGAAGAAGTTTCTAAAACAAACGAACTTGGTTTGTTCAACCGTGGTGACCGTACTGAAATCGGTACTCACGATGGTATGCCTTTGGATAACAAGTATTCTTTGAATACTGTGGATATCTGCCCAGTGGGTGCATTGACTTCCAAAGACTTCCGTTTCCGTCAGCGCGTTTGGTATCTAAAAGATGGCGACAGCGTATGTAACGGTTGCTCAACGGGTTGTAACATTAAAGTGTACTACAATAAGGAAGGTCTCTTCCGTATTAAACCTGTTTACAACGAACAGGTGAATGGTCACTGGATGTGCGACAACGGTCGTAACGCTTATAAATTCGTAAACCGTGAAGCGCGTATCCTTAAAGGTATGGTTCACAGTTCTGCTGGCTGGACAGAAATGGCTCCAGGTGCAGCTGCGAAGGCGGCACATGAAGTTTTAAAAAATACTTCTGGCGATGCTTTGGCGTTGGTTTTGACAGCTCAATACACTGTTGAAGAGTATGAAGCGATCTTCAAAACATTCGTTGAAGAATTCAAAACTAAAAAAGTATTCTTCTGGATCAACAACAAAGAAACTTTCGACAGCTTTGACGGATTGCTATCTCGCGGAGATAAAAATCCGAACACTAAAGGCCTTCTGAAAGTAATGGAAAAATACGGTATCACGGCGACTTGGAATGATTTGTCTGCAGGTCTTTCAAACGGTTCCATCAAAACTGTTGTCGTAGCCGGTCCAGAAAACCAGGTCGTTTTCCCTGAATACAACGACAAGTTGAAAGAGCTTTCCAAAGCTCAAAACTTGATCTGGATGCAATCAGGTAAAAACGAAGCGTTGTCTGCTTTGACGGGTAATGTTTGGATCATTCCAATGAAAACATTCGTTGAAAAAGACGGTACATTCGTCAATTACTCGGGTCTTGAACAAAAGATCAAAAAAGTAACTAACGTTGTTTCTGAGGCTCTAACTTTGACGGAAGCGACTTTGTTGATGTCTGGTAAAAACTTGGCGATGCCTGTGACAGCTCCATTTATGCCAAACAACCAACGTCCTGACCAAGTTGAGTTGGAACATCGTAAGAAGAACGAGTTTGTGTTCAGAAGAGGTAGCCTATGAGCGTAATGCAAAATAACTCCGAAAAGTCCAAATGGTACTTGCCGGGGATTTTAGGTGGCTTGTCCGTAACCATGAAACACATGGTTGGCAATCTTGTGAACCGCAAAAAAATGATGACTTTGAATTACCCGGAACAAAAGTACGACTATTCTCCGCGTTTTAAAGGTAATCACGTTTTGACAGTTAAAAAAGACGGTTCACTTCGTTGCACAGCTTGTATGTTGTGCGCGACGAACTGTCCTGCTGAATGTATCAAAATCGTGGCAGCTGAACATAACGACCCATTCGTTGAGAAGTTCCCGATTTCTTATGAGATCGATATTCTTCGTTGCGTATTCTGCGGTTATTGTGAAGAAGCTTGTCCGGTAGACGCGATCCGCTTGGGCCCTGAGTGGCAAACTCCAGCGGTGAACGGTGGTCAGTTCATTTACGACATCAACCACTTGGCGTACCGTCCCAACCTTAAGGGTGGTATCCAGACTCACGTTGATGACGAAGAACGCCACAAACAGGGTATTTAGTTTTTAACGGTTAAGAATAGAAAAAGCCACCATCGAGGTGGCTTTTTTTTTAAATGTACGTCCTTAGTTTCTCCATCCTGGGTCAGCAAACACAGTTACTGATATGGAAATATAGTTCTATGGAAGGTCTATTTCCCTGAAATTAGAAATTCGATTTTCATTTTTTGAAATCAAACGGTACCCTTTGAATAAGGGGGTTCTATGAAAAGCATCTTTATCGGTTTTTTGCTAAGTCTTCTTCCTCTTACTTTATTTGCTCAGGCGCAAATTGAAATCAGCTCCGTGCAACCTGAAGATCAAATGATCGAACCGTCAGGCGATCAGTATTACAATTATAATTTCGGTTCTACGTTTGTGAACTCTCGCAAGTATGTGGACTTTACCGTGACTTCGGTGGGGGATGAGCCTCTCGAGCTTAAAAAGCTAGCGATTGCTGGTGGATTTGTTTTCGATGCTCAGACGAATTGCCCGGACTCATTGCCGGTGGGAGAAAAGTGCATCGTTCGCACATTCTTCTGGCCGCGTGAAAAGAAAATGTATTCTGGTCGTTTGTATATGGTATTTGCTCACGGTCGTTCGATCGTGAACCTTGCTGGCCGCGGAATTTAATTCTGCGGCTTTTGGGAATTTACTCTTCGGTCTGAATTAGATTTTCATCTTGGTCTTTTCCGGTTAAAGCCGCTCGAAACAATGGCTTATAAATCGGAAACGCCCCCGCAAGTTTTGATTCATACAAAACAATTTCATTCACGTGAATCTTGCCAAAACTTTTGCGTTTAAATGGTGAAATCATATCTTTCACACTTTTTGGATTGCGCAGGCGAGCGATCGTCAAATGCGGAATGAAATCGCGCTTATCAATAAAGCTTAGCAGATTGCGTTCTTTCAAGATTGCATCAAGTCGGTCTTTGAATTCCCCCAAAGCTTTTTTGTTCTGCACACCCAGCCACAAAGTACGTGCATCGTGCTCCGAGGAAAAGGCACTCACGTCATCAATCTTCAAATCAAAGGGCTTTGTCTGTTCACATGCATCTTGCAAAGCTTGGCTTAAGGCGGGGATGCTGTCTTCGGATGTTTCACCCAAAAAGCTCACGGTGATATGGAAATTTTCCGGAGGAACCCATTTAATCACCAGTTCTTTTTGATCGGCATTGATTTTCAATTTTTTGTAGGTCGGCAAGAAACTTGTCGCAAGTGGATCGGTCGCGTTCAAAGCAAAGAACAGGCGTTTATTCATGATTTCATTTTAGCAGATATTCCCAGTTCACCAAGACGTATTATTGAATGGCCTGATAAACTAACGTTATCGGGAGAAAAGCCATGATTGTGATGACATCCAAGATTCAGGTGAAAGCTGAAAAAGAACGAGAGTTTGTTGGTCTGGCCGCCATCGTCGTCAATCCAGCTCGTGCAGATAAAGGTTGTATGAGTTTTGAATTTTTCGAAGACCCACTAGAGCCAGGTGTGTTCATGTTTATTGAGACCTGGAAAAGTTGGGAAGACCTGCACGCTCACTTAGAGCAAGGATACACCAAGGATTTTTATGCGGCATTGCCTAAGTTCGCAGTGATACCACCCACCATCACGACTTATGAATCGCGTGGTGGGCAGCCAATGACACTTTAGGGGAGGGGCCCCATTTTTTAAGGCTTATTATCGGGAGGGACTGACTTATCCTGCGGCGTCGCAGGAGGAGCTGATTTAGGAGGGATCAAAAGCGATAACGCAATTGAACCACCTATGAAAACCGCAATCACTGCTAAAGAAATTCCAATTGGGAAGTGACCATCAAATACTTTATTCAACCAAGTCATCTTTAAGCCCACAAAGATCAACGTGAACGCCAAACCATATTTCAGTAGGTGGAACTTATCGACCACGCCCGCAAGAAGGAAGTAGAGCGATCTAAGACCTAAAATGGCAAAGATATTCGACGTGAAAACGATCATGGGTTCTTTGGTCACGGCAAAAATAGCGGGGACGCTATCCACAGCAAAGATCACGTCAGTGAATTCCAAGAACACCAACGCCACAAAAAGTGGTGTCGCGTACAGCAGTCCATTTTCCTTAATAAAGAAATGGTCTTCATGCATACGATCGGCCACACGAATGTGCTTACGCATAAATTTGATCAACCAGTTTTTAGAAGGATCAGGAGCATGTTCGCTGGAGAACATCATCTTCACACCAGTGATGATTAAGAACACGCCAAAAATCAGAACCACCGCTTGGTACTGCATCAAGACGGATCCCAGAGCGATAAAGATTGCACGGAAGATCAAGGCTCCAATGATACCAAAGAAAAGGACTCTGTGCTGATACTGTGCTGGGACACCAAAGAACCCGAACACCACCACAAAGACAAAGATATTATCGACCGATAGGGATTTTTCGATCACGTAACCTGTCAGGAACTCCAGTCCTACCTGATTTGCAATCGCTTGGTCGCCAAATTTATAATAGGTATAGCCATACAGGAGGCCGTTAAATACCAGGGCTAAAGAAATCCAGGCCACCGACCAAGCGGTGGCTTCTTTAAATCCAACGGTGTGAGAGTGCTTGTGAAAAACACCTAGATCCAGGGCAAGCATACCGATGACGAATCCAAGGAAGGCAAGGTAAAACCACCAGTATTCTGCAAAGGGAAAAAGTAACGTAGTTTGGTCCAAAAAAATCTCCTAACCAGCTGTTGAGAAGGTCCACCTGATGCTAAAGCAGACTTAATTCCACTAGTTTATATAACTTTTAATCTTCTGAAAAATAGATAAACTGTAATAAGTTATTCGCTTATAACGAAGAGGTTCCTATGGCGGTCAAGACAACAACTCAAGATTTTCAATGGCTTAACTATCACCACCTGCATTATTTCTTTACGATTGCGCAGGAAGGCAGCATCGCCAAAGCAGCCGAGAAATTGAAAATTGGCCAACCCACTCTTAGTACTCAATTGAAACAGCTGGAAGAGTCTTTAGGGAAGCCTCTTTTTGAAAGAAGTAAACAGCGCCTGCATTTGACAGAAGCCGGGCGCATTGCTTTTGAATACGCACAGCAAGTATTCAGCCTGGGCTCCGAAATGGTGGAAGTTCTGCAGGATCGTTTGCAGAACAATCGTGTTCATGTGCAAATCGGGGCGCTAGATAGCGTGCCAAAGGACATCACGCACAAAGTGATCATGCAGGCTTATAAAGCGGGGAACTGCAATGTCTCGGTCGTCGAAGGATCGGGTGATCAGCTGTTGCGCGAGCTTGAAAATCACCATGTGGATTTGCTTCTTTCAAATTATGCACCCTCCACCGATTTTCAATCAGTGTATGCGAAGTCTATAGCAAAATTGCCGGTCGTAGTTTGTGCTTCGGAAAAATTTAAACATCTTAAAAAAAACTTTCCACAAAGTTTAGAAGGCCAACCCTTTGTGATCCCGACAGTTCACAGTAAATTGCGTCGCGAAATCGATCACTATTTTAAGGTTCACAGAATCAAAGTTGATCAGGTCGCTGAAATTCAGGACACGAGTTTGCAAACCTTGTTGGGAGCCGAGGGGGTAGGATTGATTCCCGTGGCCGATGCGGTGGCAAAGAAACTTACCAAAGATGGCAAATTGATTGTTCTGGGAACGATGAAAGGTGTCTACGAGGAAATCTGGTTAATGGCTGCAAATCGCAAGATCGAAAATACAATTGCTGCCCAGGTAATGAAAGAATTTACTCTGACTTGATTATTCGCAAATAGCTTTCAAAACACGGAAAGAAACAAATTCATACGGGGTCATTTTACTCGGCAGCGAGAACTGCAATTGGTTCCAAGATTGAGCTTCTGTTTCCTCAACGTTTTCAATACCAGCATCCGTCAGTAAACCATTCAAGGCCTTGGCGCATTCGTGTTTATTAGCCTTTTTAATCGTAGCACGATCCAAAGCCACGATCAGGTCCACCAACTCTGAAGATTCTGCATCATAAGATTTGTTGGTCAAAGAGGCTTCTCCGATTTGATCAGCTCGCATAAT is a window of Bdellovibrio sp. SKB1291214 DNA encoding:
- a CDS encoding AraC family transcriptional regulator produces the protein MKDLASQLLKAFNDYGPPEGTHPTPVTGVYCTKISQDRPKSKLRWRACLGIVVQGCKEIVLGRSVYRAELSHFTATPFELPVTSRVPVQSKDKPFLAILIEINPQLLTEVAAQMSHDFLNEKDDTPRALFAGEADEQMLEAALRLTKLFIKPEDATVVGPLIVREILYYLLKTSQGSAIRQVVSSGSKMHQVSKALFQLKSDLHQPIDVNELAKVASMSRSAFFKHFKEVTAMSPIQYQKRLRLLEAKRLMMDENETAESSAFKVGYKSASQFSREYSRMFGKAPLKDVTALKKR
- a CDS encoding S8 family peptidase is translated as MTKMAVFASSAILAFALGAQAQHKTQDLLIKLAPGFDNVEISGAKTEKITENLVRVQAPKSMSFNTLAKNPAVEYVQPNYPIHLMEDYRIQDPLRRAALAKMLRRNPEPQVLAIKDNPEIPDAPQATTGADPLFNKQWGMNNIGVVEAWKVTQGSPDVVVAVIDTGVDYTHEDLLPNLWRNPKEIANNGIDDDGNGYIDDTIGWDFVSNDNKPYDLSMEPLDILFKGGNPGHGTHCAGNVAARNNNGKGIAGVAPGVKIMSLRFISEKGQGTTADAIKAINYAVNNGAKIMSNSWGSEGEDPNAGAENKALRDAVQFAQDKGVLFIAAAGNGHKGVGYDNDNDAAPAYPSSYPHDIIISVAAIDAKDQLGSFSNWGNRSVDIGAPGVVVFSTTVFNNYSDIVIDKYGFKATWDGTSMATPHVAGAAALYWSAHPEKSWQDVKAAILGSAKPIPALNGKVTSNGKLDVGALLKF
- a CDS encoding NADH-quinone oxidoreductase subunit B; protein product: MHKDQVQGSALGTQAADDQSRDIAFTTKLDHIVAWGRKNSLWPMPYGTACCGIEFMSVMGPKYDLARFGAEVARFSPRQADLLVVAGTITEKMAPVIVRIYQQMLEPKYVISMGACASSGGFYRAYHVLQGVDKVIPVDVYIPGCPPTPEAVMDGIMALQKMIGDHTPRPWKDNWKSPYEQA
- the nuoD gene encoding NADH dehydrogenase (quinone) subunit D codes for the protein MSKLDTLKQNLAGRFNTANFKFYNAIGDDIIEAPKEDVPKLLMYLRESGSFDFLMDVCGVDYPTREKRFDVVYNLFSSKDNTRLRIKAQVGEGESIGTAIPAYRGADWFEREAYDMFGIKFEGHMNLRRILTHHQFVGHPLRKDYEADQQQSCTASLPIHFNNEPGEPGDVLNDKYVPLNIGPAHTAMHGTLRVMAEMDGETIVRCNNEIGYLHRCFEKMAETHPYNQVIPYTDRLNYCSAPMNNIGYCKAVERVLGVEIPPKAQAMRIILAELSRVIDHTIAIGTGAMDLGALTSFFYMFGLREQVYTLFEKLCGARLTVSMTRVGGMAQDAPEGWFDEVLALCKELRRGTDEMAGMVVDNKIFIQRTRGVCPVSAADAIQWGYTGPMLRASGVNLDLRKANPYYGYDQLDFDIPVGTTGDIYDRYLVRFEEMRQSIRIIEQVCKNVPAGDYTIRDKGIVLPEKKDVYGNIEGLMNHFMLVIKGLRPPVGEVYDATEAANGELGFYLVSDGSANPYRLKVRPPCFAIYQSFPTVVKGAMLADAIATVASMNLIAGELDR
- a CDS encoding complex I 24 kDa subunit family protein — its product is MFKLSEQGLANVNKELARYEAKESAIIPSLYIAQKENNGFITPDIIRHLSQVMDIPEARINEVFKFYTMFNQEPVGKYHVQVCTNISCALEGGREMASHICKELGVKLNEVTADGRFTVSKVECLGSCGTAPMMQVNDTYHEKLTPESAMNLLRGMR
- the nuoF gene encoding NADH-quinone oxidoreductase subunit NuoF, with the protein product MAESKVLTEFYHLPEYQTLAGYKAKGGYETLPKALKMQPQQIIDEVKASGLRGRGGAGFPTGMKWGFLPKNGEPRYLLCNADEGEPGTFKDRMMMERAPHQLIEGMIISAFAVGSHKGYIYVRGEYVFPIECLNKAIKEAYDAGLLGKNILGSGFDFDLDVYRGAGAYICGEETGMISSLEGLKGQPKLKPPFPAVQGYLRKPTIVNNVETLAAVTYIVKDGAQTYRKFGTEKSAGTKLFSVSGNVVKPGNYEVPLGYPLIDLINNECGGMKPGRKLKAIIPGGSSAPVLTAEEVMKANLDYESLAGLGTMLGSGAVIVMDDSQCMVDMLGVLTHFYAHESCGQCTPCREGTGWLNKILHSILEGRGRLQDIDLLVKVADNMKGKTICALSDAAALPVLSFVTKFRDEFEFYVREGRSKVKGTTYAEMHH